In Mustela nigripes isolate SB6536 chromosome 12, MUSNIG.SB6536, whole genome shotgun sequence, one DNA window encodes the following:
- the SREK1 gene encoding splicing regulatory glutamine/lysine-rich protein 1 isoform X3, translated as MTSLMPGAGLLPIPTPNPLTTLGVSLSSLGAIPAAALDPNITTLGEIPQPPLMGNVDPSKIDEIRRTVYVGNLNSQTTTADQLLEFFKQVGEVKFVRMAGDETQPTRFAFVEFADQNSVPRALAFNGVMFGDRPLKINHSNNAIVKPPEMTPQAAAKELEEVMKRVREAQSFISAAIEPESGKSNERKGGRSRSHTRSKSRSSSKSHSRRKRSQSKHRSRSHNRSRSRQKDRRRSKSPHKKRSKSRERRKSRSRSRSRDKRKDTREKIKEKERVKEKDREKEREKEREREKEREKEKERGKNKDRDKEREKDRDKDKEKDREREREKEHDKERDKDKEQDKEKERDKDRSKEIDDKRKKDKKSRTPPRSYNASRRSRSSSRERRRRRSRSSSRSPRTSKTIKRKSSRSPSPRSRNKKDKKREKERDHISERRERERSSSTRKSSNDRDGKEKLEKNNTSLKEKEHNKEPEASVGKEVDDKDAPRTEENKVQQNGNCQPNEENLSTKTEAV; from the exons ATGACAAGTTTAATGCCTGGTGCAGGCTTGCTTCCCATACCGACCCCAAATCCCTTGACTACA ttggGTGTTTCCCTTAGCAGTTTGGGAGCTATACCAGCAGCAGCACTAGACCCCAACATTACAACGCTTGGAGAGATACCACAGCCACCACTTATGGGAAATGTGGATCCTTCCAAAATTGATGAAATTAGGAGAACAGTCTATGTTGGCAATTTGAATTCCCAG ACAACAACAGCTGATCAactacttgaattttttaaacaagttgGAGAAGTGAAGTTTGTGCGGATGGCAGGTGATGAGACTCAGCCAACTCGGTTTGCTTTTGTGGAATTTGCAGACCAAAATTCTGTACCAAGGGCCCTTGCTTTTAATGGAGTTATGTTTGGAGACAGGCCACTGAA aattaatCACTCCAACAATGCAATAGTAAAACCCCCTGAGATGACACCTCAGGCTGCAGCTAAGGAGTTAGAAGAAGTAATGAAGCGAGTACGAGAGGCTCAGTCCTTTATCTCAGCAGCCATTGAACCAG AGTCTGGAAAGAGCAATGAAAGAAAAGGCGGTCGATCTCGTTCCCATACTCGTTCAAAATCCAGGTCTAGCTCAAAATCCCATTCTAGACGAAAAAGATCGCAGTCAAAACACAG gaGTAGATCCCATAATAGATCACGTTCAAGACAAAAAGACAGACGTAGATCCAAGAGCCCACATAAAAAACGCTCTAAATCAAGGGAGAGACGGAAATCAAGGAGTCGTTCACGTTCACG ggacAAGAGAAAAGACACCCGAGAAAAgatcaaggaaaaggaaagagtgaaagaaaaagatagagaaaaggaaagggaaaaagagagagagagggagaaggaacgtgaaaaagaaaaggaacggGGTAAAAACAAAGACCGGGATAAAGAACGGGAAAAAGACCGGGataaagacaaggaaaaggacagagagagagagcgggaaaaAGAACATGACAAGGAGCGAGACAAGGACAAGGAACAGGACAAAGAAAAGGAACGAGACAAGGACCGATCCAAAGAGATagatgacaaaagaaagaaggataaaaaatccagaacaccaCCCAGAAGTTACAATGCATCAAGAAGATCTCGTAGTTCCAGCAG gGAAAGGcgtaggaggaggagcaggagttCTTCCAGATCACCAAGAacatcaaaaactataaaaaggaaaTCTTCTAGATCTCCGTCTCCTAGGAG CAGAAATAAGaaggataaaaagagagaaaaagaaagggaccATATtagtgaaagaagagagagagaacgatcAAGCTCTACAAGAAAAAGCTCTAATGACcgagatggaaaggaaaagttgGAGAAGAACAATACTTCACTTAAA GAGAAGGAACACAATAAAGAACCAGAAGCAAGCGTGGGCAAAGAAGTAGATGACAAGGATGCACCAAGGACCGAGGAAAACAAAGTACAGCAAAATGGAAATTGTCAGCCAAATGAAGAAAACCTCTCTACCAAAACAGAAGCAGTATAG
- the SREK1 gene encoding splicing regulatory glutamine/lysine-rich protein 1 isoform X1, which translates to MNSGGGFGLALGFGLTPTAVIQVTNLSSAVTSEQMRTLFSFLGEIEELRLYPPDNAPLAFSSKVCYVKFRDPSSVGVAQHLTNTVFIDRALIVVPCAEGKIPEESKALSLLAPAPTMTSLMPGAGLLPIPTPNPLTTLGVSLSSLGAIPAAALDPNITTLGEIPQPPLMGNVDPSKIDEIRRTVYVGNLNSQTTTADQLLEFFKQVGEVKFVRMAGDETQPTRFAFVEFADQNSVPRALAFNGVMFGDRPLKINHSNNAIVKPPEMTPQAAAKELEEVMKRVREAQSFISAAIEPESGKSNERKGGRSRSHTRSKSRSSSKSHSRRKRSQSKHRSRSHNRSRSRQKDRRRSKSPHKKRSKSRERRKSRSRSRSRDKRKDTREKIKEKERVKEKDREKEREKEREREKEREKEKERGKNKDRDKEREKDRDKDKEKDREREREKEHDKERDKDKEQDKEKERDKDRSKEIDDKRKKDKKSRTPPRSYNASRRSRSSSRERRRRRSRSSSRSPRTSKTIKRKSSRSPSPRSRNKKDKKREKERDHISERRERERSSSTRKSSNDRDGKEKLEKNNTSLKEKEHNKEPEASVGKEVDDKDAPRTEENKVQQNGNCQPNEENLSTKTEAV; encoded by the exons CAACGCTcctcttgctttttcttccaaAGTATGTTATGTTAAGTTTCGTGACCCATCAAGTGTTGGCGTGGCCCAGCATCTAACTAACACGGTTTTTATTGACAGAGCTCTGATAGTTGTACCCTGTGCAGAAG GTAAAATTCCAGAGGAATCCAAAGCCCTCTCTTTATTGGCTCCTGCTCCAACCATGACAAGTTTAATGCCTGGTGCAGGCTTGCTTCCCATACCGACCCCAAATCCCTTGACTACA ttggGTGTTTCCCTTAGCAGTTTGGGAGCTATACCAGCAGCAGCACTAGACCCCAACATTACAACGCTTGGAGAGATACCACAGCCACCACTTATGGGAAATGTGGATCCTTCCAAAATTGATGAAATTAGGAGAACAGTCTATGTTGGCAATTTGAATTCCCAG ACAACAACAGCTGATCAactacttgaattttttaaacaagttgGAGAAGTGAAGTTTGTGCGGATGGCAGGTGATGAGACTCAGCCAACTCGGTTTGCTTTTGTGGAATTTGCAGACCAAAATTCTGTACCAAGGGCCCTTGCTTTTAATGGAGTTATGTTTGGAGACAGGCCACTGAA aattaatCACTCCAACAATGCAATAGTAAAACCCCCTGAGATGACACCTCAGGCTGCAGCTAAGGAGTTAGAAGAAGTAATGAAGCGAGTACGAGAGGCTCAGTCCTTTATCTCAGCAGCCATTGAACCAG AGTCTGGAAAGAGCAATGAAAGAAAAGGCGGTCGATCTCGTTCCCATACTCGTTCAAAATCCAGGTCTAGCTCAAAATCCCATTCTAGACGAAAAAGATCGCAGTCAAAACACAG gaGTAGATCCCATAATAGATCACGTTCAAGACAAAAAGACAGACGTAGATCCAAGAGCCCACATAAAAAACGCTCTAAATCAAGGGAGAGACGGAAATCAAGGAGTCGTTCACGTTCACG ggacAAGAGAAAAGACACCCGAGAAAAgatcaaggaaaaggaaagagtgaaagaaaaagatagagaaaaggaaagggaaaaagagagagagagggagaaggaacgtgaaaaagaaaaggaacggGGTAAAAACAAAGACCGGGATAAAGAACGGGAAAAAGACCGGGataaagacaaggaaaaggacagagagagagagcgggaaaaAGAACATGACAAGGAGCGAGACAAGGACAAGGAACAGGACAAAGAAAAGGAACGAGACAAGGACCGATCCAAAGAGATagatgacaaaagaaagaaggataaaaaatccagaacaccaCCCAGAAGTTACAATGCATCAAGAAGATCTCGTAGTTCCAGCAG gGAAAGGcgtaggaggaggagcaggagttCTTCCAGATCACCAAGAacatcaaaaactataaaaaggaaaTCTTCTAGATCTCCGTCTCCTAGGAG CAGAAATAAGaaggataaaaagagagaaaaagaaagggaccATATtagtgaaagaagagagagagaacgatcAAGCTCTACAAGAAAAAGCTCTAATGACcgagatggaaaggaaaagttgGAGAAGAACAATACTTCACTTAAA GAGAAGGAACACAATAAAGAACCAGAAGCAAGCGTGGGCAAAGAAGTAGATGACAAGGATGCACCAAGGACCGAGGAAAACAAAGTACAGCAAAATGGAAATTGTCAGCCAAATGAAGAAAACCTCTCTACCAAAACAGAAGCAGTATAG
- the SREK1 gene encoding splicing regulatory glutamine/lysine-rich protein 1 isoform X2 — translation MNSGGGFGLALGFGLTPTAVIQVTNLSSAVTSEQMRTLFSFLGEIEELRLYPPDNAPLAFSSKVCYVKFRDPSSVGVAQHLTNTVFIDRALIVVPCAEGKIPEESKALSLLAPAPTMTSLMPGAGLLPIPTPNPLTTLGVSLSSLGAIPAAALDPNITTLGEIPQPPLMGNVDPSKIDEIRRTVYVGNLNSQTTTADQLLEFFKQVGEVKFVRMAGDETQPTRFAFVEFADQNSVPRALAFNGVMFGDRPLKINHSNNAIVKPPEMTPQAAAKELEEVMKRVREAQSFISAAIEPESGKSNERKGGRSRSHTRSKSRSSSKSHSRRKRSQSKHRSRSHNRSRSRQKDRRRSKSPHKKRSKSRERRKSRSRSRSRDKRKDTREKIKEKERVKEKDREKEREKEREREKEREKEKERGKNKDRDKEREKDRDKDKEKDREREREKEHDKERDKDKEQDKEKERDKDRSKEIDDKRKKDKKSRTPPRSYNASRRSRSSSRERRRRRSRSSSRSPRTSKTIKRKSSRSPSPRRNKKDKKREKERDHISERRERERSSSTRKSSNDRDGKEKLEKNNTSLKEKEHNKEPEASVGKEVDDKDAPRTEENKVQQNGNCQPNEENLSTKTEAV, via the exons CAACGCTcctcttgctttttcttccaaAGTATGTTATGTTAAGTTTCGTGACCCATCAAGTGTTGGCGTGGCCCAGCATCTAACTAACACGGTTTTTATTGACAGAGCTCTGATAGTTGTACCCTGTGCAGAAG GTAAAATTCCAGAGGAATCCAAAGCCCTCTCTTTATTGGCTCCTGCTCCAACCATGACAAGTTTAATGCCTGGTGCAGGCTTGCTTCCCATACCGACCCCAAATCCCTTGACTACA ttggGTGTTTCCCTTAGCAGTTTGGGAGCTATACCAGCAGCAGCACTAGACCCCAACATTACAACGCTTGGAGAGATACCACAGCCACCACTTATGGGAAATGTGGATCCTTCCAAAATTGATGAAATTAGGAGAACAGTCTATGTTGGCAATTTGAATTCCCAG ACAACAACAGCTGATCAactacttgaattttttaaacaagttgGAGAAGTGAAGTTTGTGCGGATGGCAGGTGATGAGACTCAGCCAACTCGGTTTGCTTTTGTGGAATTTGCAGACCAAAATTCTGTACCAAGGGCCCTTGCTTTTAATGGAGTTATGTTTGGAGACAGGCCACTGAA aattaatCACTCCAACAATGCAATAGTAAAACCCCCTGAGATGACACCTCAGGCTGCAGCTAAGGAGTTAGAAGAAGTAATGAAGCGAGTACGAGAGGCTCAGTCCTTTATCTCAGCAGCCATTGAACCAG AGTCTGGAAAGAGCAATGAAAGAAAAGGCGGTCGATCTCGTTCCCATACTCGTTCAAAATCCAGGTCTAGCTCAAAATCCCATTCTAGACGAAAAAGATCGCAGTCAAAACACAG gaGTAGATCCCATAATAGATCACGTTCAAGACAAAAAGACAGACGTAGATCCAAGAGCCCACATAAAAAACGCTCTAAATCAAGGGAGAGACGGAAATCAAGGAGTCGTTCACGTTCACG ggacAAGAGAAAAGACACCCGAGAAAAgatcaaggaaaaggaaagagtgaaagaaaaagatagagaaaaggaaagggaaaaagagagagagagggagaaggaacgtgaaaaagaaaaggaacggGGTAAAAACAAAGACCGGGATAAAGAACGGGAAAAAGACCGGGataaagacaaggaaaaggacagagagagagagcgggaaaaAGAACATGACAAGGAGCGAGACAAGGACAAGGAACAGGACAAAGAAAAGGAACGAGACAAGGACCGATCCAAAGAGATagatgacaaaagaaagaaggataaaaaatccagaacaccaCCCAGAAGTTACAATGCATCAAGAAGATCTCGTAGTTCCAGCAG gGAAAGGcgtaggaggaggagcaggagttCTTCCAGATCACCAAGAacatcaaaaactataaaaaggaaaTCTTCTAGATCTCCGTCTCCTAGGAG AAATAAGaaggataaaaagagagaaaaagaaagggaccATATtagtgaaagaagagagagagaacgatcAAGCTCTACAAGAAAAAGCTCTAATGACcgagatggaaaggaaaagttgGAGAAGAACAATACTTCACTTAAA GAGAAGGAACACAATAAAGAACCAGAAGCAAGCGTGGGCAAAGAAGTAGATGACAAGGATGCACCAAGGACCGAGGAAAACAAAGTACAGCAAAATGGAAATTGTCAGCCAAATGAAGAAAACCTCTCTACCAAAACAGAAGCAGTATAG
- the SREK1 gene encoding splicing regulatory glutamine/lysine-rich protein 1 isoform X4 has product MTPQAAAKELEEVMKRVREAQSFISAAIEPESGKSNERKGGRSRSHTRSKSRSSSKSHSRRKRSQSKHRSRSHNRSRSRQKDRRRSKSPHKKRSKSRERRKSRSRSRSRDKRKDTREKIKEKERVKEKDREKEREKEREREKEREKEKERGKNKDRDKEREKDRDKDKEKDREREREKEHDKERDKDKEQDKEKERDKDRSKEIDDKRKKDKKSRTPPRSYNASRRSRSSSRERRRRRSRSSSRSPRTSKTIKRKSSRSPSPRSRNKKDKKREKERDHISERRERERSSSTRKSSNDRDGKEKLEKNNTSLKEKEHNKEPEASVGKEVDDKDAPRTEENKVQQNGNCQPNEENLSTKTEAV; this is encoded by the exons ATGACACCTCAGGCTGCAGCTAAGGAGTTAGAAGAAGTAATGAAGCGAGTACGAGAGGCTCAGTCCTTTATCTCAGCAGCCATTGAACCAG AGTCTGGAAAGAGCAATGAAAGAAAAGGCGGTCGATCTCGTTCCCATACTCGTTCAAAATCCAGGTCTAGCTCAAAATCCCATTCTAGACGAAAAAGATCGCAGTCAAAACACAG gaGTAGATCCCATAATAGATCACGTTCAAGACAAAAAGACAGACGTAGATCCAAGAGCCCACATAAAAAACGCTCTAAATCAAGGGAGAGACGGAAATCAAGGAGTCGTTCACGTTCACG ggacAAGAGAAAAGACACCCGAGAAAAgatcaaggaaaaggaaagagtgaaagaaaaagatagagaaaaggaaagggaaaaagagagagagagggagaaggaacgtgaaaaagaaaaggaacggGGTAAAAACAAAGACCGGGATAAAGAACGGGAAAAAGACCGGGataaagacaaggaaaaggacagagagagagagcgggaaaaAGAACATGACAAGGAGCGAGACAAGGACAAGGAACAGGACAAAGAAAAGGAACGAGACAAGGACCGATCCAAAGAGATagatgacaaaagaaagaaggataaaaaatccagaacaccaCCCAGAAGTTACAATGCATCAAGAAGATCTCGTAGTTCCAGCAG gGAAAGGcgtaggaggaggagcaggagttCTTCCAGATCACCAAGAacatcaaaaactataaaaaggaaaTCTTCTAGATCTCCGTCTCCTAGGAG CAGAAATAAGaaggataaaaagagagaaaaagaaagggaccATATtagtgaaagaagagagagagaacgatcAAGCTCTACAAGAAAAAGCTCTAATGACcgagatggaaaggaaaagttgGAGAAGAACAATACTTCACTTAAA GAGAAGGAACACAATAAAGAACCAGAAGCAAGCGTGGGCAAAGAAGTAGATGACAAGGATGCACCAAGGACCGAGGAAAACAAAGTACAGCAAAATGGAAATTGTCAGCCAAATGAAGAAAACCTCTCTACCAAAACAGAAGCAGTATAG